The following proteins are co-located in the Conyzicola lurida genome:
- a CDS encoding NAD(P)-dependent alcohol dehydrogenase — MLTVNAYAAPSATEPLIKTTIERRDVGPADVLIEIKYSGICHSDIHTVRGEWGDIQYPQVVGHEIVGIVSEVGSEVTKHKVGDRVGVGCMVNSCGECDSCLAGKENYCLKGNTGTYTAVDRDGSITQGGYSTHIVVVEDFVLKVPESIPFEKAAPLLCAGVTTFSPLAHWNAGPGSKVAVVGMGGLGHMAVKIAHAMGCEVTVLSQTLSKQEDGLRLGADDYFATSDPETFRKNSSRFDLIINTVSASIDINAYLGLLAVDGTLVNVGAPSEPLGVQAFSLIGKRRSFAGSNIGSIQETQDMLDFCAEHGIAPETELIAADYINEAYERVLKSDVRYRFVIDIATLA, encoded by the coding sequence ATGCTCACCGTCAACGCCTACGCGGCCCCGTCCGCCACTGAGCCCCTCATCAAGACCACGATCGAACGCCGCGATGTCGGCCCGGCCGACGTGCTCATCGAGATCAAGTACTCCGGCATCTGCCACTCTGACATCCACACCGTCCGCGGCGAATGGGGCGACATCCAGTACCCCCAGGTTGTCGGCCACGAAATCGTCGGCATCGTCAGCGAGGTCGGATCCGAGGTCACGAAGCACAAGGTCGGCGACCGCGTCGGAGTCGGCTGCATGGTCAACTCGTGCGGCGAGTGCGACAGCTGCCTCGCGGGCAAAGAGAACTACTGCCTCAAGGGCAACACCGGAACCTACACCGCCGTCGACCGCGACGGTTCGATCACGCAGGGTGGCTACTCCACCCACATCGTGGTCGTCGAGGACTTCGTGCTCAAGGTCCCCGAGTCGATCCCCTTCGAGAAGGCCGCGCCGCTGCTCTGCGCCGGCGTCACCACCTTCTCGCCCCTCGCCCACTGGAACGCCGGCCCCGGCAGCAAGGTCGCGGTCGTCGGAATGGGCGGACTCGGCCACATGGCCGTCAAGATCGCGCACGCCATGGGCTGCGAGGTCACGGTGCTCTCGCAGACCCTGAGCAAGCAGGAAGACGGACTCCGCCTCGGCGCCGACGACTACTTCGCCACGAGCGACCCCGAGACCTTCAGGAAGAACTCGAGCCGCTTCGACCTCATCATCAACACGGTGAGCGCGTCGATCGACATCAACGCGTACCTCGGCCTCCTCGCCGTCGACGGCACGCTCGTCAACGTCGGCGCCCCGAGCGAGCCGCTCGGCGTCCAGGCGTTCAGCCTCATCGGCAAGCGCCGCTCGTTCGCCGGATCCAACATCGGCAGCATCCAGGAGACGCAGGACATGCTCGACTTCTGCGCCGAGCACGGCATCGCCCCCGAGACCGAGCTCATCGCGGCCGACTACATCAACGAGGCCTACGAGCGCGTGCTGAAGAGCGACGTGCGCTACCGCTTCGTGATCGACATCGCCACGCTCGCGTAA
- a CDS encoding HNH endonuclease signature motif containing protein, whose translation MTDLLPITPPPPPDPFRPLGTLGQILNAVEEADRLARAATAIRAGLIDDARMFAELLVGLDPEVTERDGWTPDVRGRRELVFDLAARLRIPERSAENLVGESKVLVWSLASTLGYLREGYIEYGHAKVIIEVCGGLKDEVQRGFEIELLGHAIELTVPKFKALARRLREALDPHTADKRHRDAVEERRVYLDPQEDGMSLLSVLTTAEKAAAAHDRITRIALALGAVEAAAEGAAGDGVGATDAAEPDTRTLAQKRADVFADLLIDGDLCETGEPAAHGIRPNVLVTVPVLTLVGAEEIPGTLEGYGPIAPETARDLAARAPSFARILTDPVSSAILDFDRSKYAVPADLRTIIRLQNETCTAPGCTRPASQCDYDHTVAWQDGGTTCLSNLSPLCRTHHNLKHHTRVQLRNLGNGQMEWTTPTGHVAVTRPTTELGAGMLKRGSPRGAEKTEPPPPEALPEPPPSEQSPPQPFDS comes from the coding sequence ATGACAGACCTGCTCCCCATCACGCCGCCCCCGCCGCCGGACCCGTTCCGCCCGCTCGGCACCCTGGGCCAGATCCTGAACGCGGTCGAAGAGGCCGACCGACTCGCTCGGGCCGCCACGGCGATCCGCGCCGGGCTCATCGACGACGCCCGCATGTTCGCCGAGCTGCTCGTCGGGCTCGACCCCGAGGTCACCGAGCGTGACGGCTGGACGCCCGACGTCCGGGGCCGCCGCGAACTGGTCTTCGATCTCGCCGCCCGGTTGCGCATCCCCGAGCGCAGCGCCGAGAACCTCGTCGGCGAATCGAAGGTACTCGTCTGGAGTTTGGCGAGCACTCTCGGCTACCTGCGCGAGGGGTACATCGAGTACGGTCACGCGAAAGTCATTATCGAGGTGTGCGGGGGCCTCAAAGACGAGGTGCAGCGCGGCTTCGAGATCGAGCTGCTGGGGCACGCGATCGAGCTGACCGTGCCGAAGTTCAAGGCGCTCGCCCGCCGGCTGCGCGAGGCCCTCGACCCGCACACGGCCGACAAGCGGCACCGCGACGCGGTGGAGGAACGACGGGTGTACCTCGATCCGCAAGAGGACGGCATGTCTCTGCTGAGCGTGCTGACCACGGCCGAGAAAGCGGCTGCGGCACACGACCGCATCACCCGCATCGCGCTGGCGCTCGGGGCGGTCGAAGCGGCGGCGGAAGGGGCGGCGGGCGACGGGGTAGGGGCGACCGACGCAGCCGAGCCCGACACACGCACTCTGGCGCAGAAGCGGGCCGACGTGTTCGCCGACCTGCTCATCGACGGCGACCTCTGCGAGACGGGAGAGCCGGCCGCCCACGGCATCCGGCCGAACGTGCTCGTCACGGTTCCCGTCCTCACGCTCGTCGGCGCCGAAGAGATCCCGGGCACCCTCGAGGGGTACGGACCCATCGCGCCCGAGACCGCCCGGGATCTCGCGGCCCGGGCACCGAGCTTCGCCAGGATCCTCACCGATCCGGTCAGCAGCGCCATCCTCGACTTCGACCGCTCCAAGTACGCCGTCCCGGCCGACCTGCGCACCATCATCCGACTGCAGAACGAGACCTGCACCGCGCCGGGCTGCACCCGGCCCGCATCCCAGTGCGACTACGACCACACTGTCGCGTGGCAAGACGGCGGTACGACCTGCCTGAGCAATCTGAGCCCGCTCTGCCGCACCCACCACAACCTCAAACACCACACCCGCGTACAACTCCGCAATCTCGGCAACGGCCAGATGGAGTGGACCACACCCACCGGGCACGTCGCGGTCACCCGCCCCACCACGGAACTCGGTGCGGGCATGCTGAAACGCGGTTCGCCCCGTGGAGCGGAGAAGACCGAGCCTCCGCCACCGGAGGCGTTGCCCGAGCCGCCGCCGTCCGAGCAGTCCCCGCCACAACCCTTCGATTCCTGA
- a CDS encoding ATP-binding cassette domain-containing protein: protein MNVPTKELVAQVVDLRVSFATEDGLVQAVKGVDLEIRAGEILAIVGESGSGKTVLSSCLMGLPPTSRKTTVTGSVLIAGVDMIEGDEKLRREVRRNLLGAVFQDPLTSLDPMMKIGAQVRERGATQQRGVDALVDCGVPEPEMRMDQWPHALSGGLRQRVSIASALTTDIRPPVSSGVDSTRIGELVAAQDGTPILLIADEPTTALDVRVQAQIIALFARLREEHDCSIVLITHDLGVAGQIADRVAVMYQGELVEVGPTEQVLRDPQHEYTRRLLDARLDIKKVFATAEREPAVDVSAAPDLVLTDIVKSYPKAGGRRGERLTVVNGVSLSVPRGGSLALVGESGCGKSTLLRIATGLTAADSGTVGSRDGERPQLVFQDAGSSLTPWLSIESQIGERLRSRRFSRAERAEETNRLLGRVGLDTRAARARPRELSGGQRQRAAIARALASNPNILVCDEPVSALDASLAARVLDLLEELRETMGIAILMVTHDLAVAKRISNTVAVMYAGEIIERGSSSEVFASPQHPYTRELLAASPTIY from the coding sequence ATGAACGTCCCGACGAAAGAACTCGTGGCGCAGGTCGTCGACCTGCGTGTCAGCTTCGCCACCGAGGACGGTCTCGTGCAGGCGGTCAAGGGTGTCGACCTCGAGATCCGCGCCGGCGAGATCCTCGCCATCGTCGGCGAATCGGGCTCGGGCAAGACCGTGCTCAGCAGCTGCCTGATGGGGCTGCCGCCGACCAGCCGTAAAACCACCGTCACCGGCTCCGTGCTGATCGCGGGGGTCGACATGATCGAGGGCGACGAGAAGCTGCGCCGCGAGGTGCGTCGCAACCTGCTCGGTGCGGTGTTCCAGGACCCGCTCACCTCGCTCGACCCGATGATGAAGATCGGCGCGCAGGTGCGCGAGCGTGGCGCGACACAGCAGCGCGGCGTCGACGCCCTCGTCGACTGCGGCGTGCCCGAACCCGAGATGCGTATGGACCAGTGGCCGCACGCGCTGTCGGGCGGGCTGCGGCAACGTGTCAGCATCGCGTCGGCTCTCACCACCGACATCCGGCCCCCTGTATCTTCTGGAGTGGACTCGACCCGCATCGGCGAGCTCGTGGCCGCGCAGGACGGCACACCGATTCTGCTCATCGCCGACGAGCCGACCACCGCGCTCGACGTGCGGGTGCAGGCGCAGATCATCGCGCTCTTCGCCCGGCTGCGGGAGGAGCACGACTGCTCGATCGTGCTGATCACCCACGACCTCGGGGTTGCCGGTCAGATCGCCGACCGGGTCGCCGTGATGTATCAGGGCGAGCTCGTCGAGGTCGGACCGACCGAGCAGGTGCTGCGCGACCCGCAGCACGAGTACACGAGAAGGCTGCTCGACGCGCGCCTCGACATCAAGAAGGTGTTCGCGACGGCCGAACGCGAGCCGGCGGTCGACGTGTCCGCCGCTCCCGACCTCGTGCTGACCGACATCGTCAAGAGCTACCCGAAAGCCGGCGGCAGGCGGGGCGAACGGCTCACCGTCGTCAACGGCGTCTCGCTCTCGGTGCCGCGGGGTGGATCGCTCGCCCTCGTGGGGGAGAGCGGCTGCGGCAAGTCCACGCTGCTGAGGATCGCGACCGGGCTCACCGCGGCCGACTCGGGAACCGTGGGCAGCCGCGACGGCGAACGGCCGCAGCTGGTCTTCCAGGACGCGGGGTCGTCGCTGACGCCGTGGCTGAGCATCGAGTCGCAGATCGGCGAGCGGCTGCGGTCGCGCCGGTTCTCGCGGGCCGAACGCGCCGAGGAGACCAACCGGCTGCTGGGCCGGGTGGGCCTCGACACGCGTGCCGCCCGGGCCAGGCCGCGCGAGCTCTCGGGCGGGCAGCGGCAGCGCGCCGCCATCGCCCGGGCGCTGGCTTCGAACCCCAACATCCTCGTCTGCGACGAACCGGTGAGCGCGCTCGACGCCTCGCTCGCCGCCCGCGTGCTCGACCTGCTCGAAGAGCTACGCGAGACAATGGGCATCGCGATCCTGATGGTGACCCACGACCTCGCGGTCGCGAAGCGCATCAGCAATACGGTGGCCGTGATGTACGCCGGGGAGATCATCGAGCGCGGCTCCTCGTCCGAGGTCTTCGCCTCGCCACAACACCCCTACACGCGGGAGCTGCTCGCGGCATCCCCGACTATCTACTGA
- a CDS encoding zinc-binding dehydrogenase — MRISPPATAMIYSGPADPHRPLAVDSVDLRPGDALVEIELATVCGSDVHTVGGHRSTPTPTVLGHEQVGRVVALGDGAVRADGTALAIGDRVVWSATVSCGDCDRCTAGLTQKCRALRKFGHERVDDAWTLNGGFATHAHLPRGMAVVAVPDHIPADVLAPLACGTATAWAAVAAALDGREPRGLSLVVTGGGLIGLSAAAIASSLGARVTLADPDPARRDLATRFGASVVLDPTSQTAEPCDAAIEASGSRHAVAAAIDALDVGGVAALVGSVFPGDAVPLDPESIVRRLATVRGVHNYTPRHLVDAADWVAQHHDAFPFAELVGERFALAELDSAIALAAAGTHVRVAVSAG; from the coding sequence GTGAGAATCTCCCCTCCGGCCACCGCCATGATCTACTCGGGGCCCGCCGACCCACATCGACCACTCGCCGTCGACTCGGTCGACCTGCGGCCCGGCGACGCCCTCGTCGAGATCGAGCTCGCGACGGTCTGCGGCTCTGACGTGCACACCGTCGGCGGGCACCGGTCCACTCCCACGCCGACGGTGCTCGGACACGAACAGGTCGGCCGCGTGGTCGCGCTCGGAGACGGGGCGGTGCGCGCCGACGGCACCGCGCTCGCCATCGGCGACCGCGTCGTCTGGTCGGCCACCGTGAGTTGCGGCGACTGCGACCGGTGCACGGCCGGGCTCACCCAGAAGTGCCGGGCGTTGCGCAAGTTCGGCCACGAGCGGGTGGATGACGCGTGGACACTCAACGGCGGGTTTGCCACACACGCGCACCTTCCGCGCGGCATGGCCGTGGTCGCGGTGCCGGACCACATCCCCGCCGACGTGCTCGCGCCGCTCGCCTGCGGCACGGCCACCGCCTGGGCCGCGGTCGCCGCCGCGCTCGACGGCCGCGAGCCGCGCGGCCTCTCCCTGGTCGTCACCGGCGGCGGGCTGATCGGACTCAGCGCTGCCGCCATCGCCTCGAGCCTCGGCGCACGCGTGACCCTCGCCGACCCCGATCCGGCGAGGCGCGACCTCGCTACGCGCTTCGGCGCATCGGTCGTGCTCGACCCCACGTCGCAAACTGCCGAGCCGTGCGACGCCGCGATCGAGGCGTCCGGCTCGCGGCACGCGGTGGCGGCGGCGATCGATGCTCTGGATGTCGGCGGCGTCGCCGCCCTCGTCGGCAGCGTGTTCCCCGGAGATGCCGTGCCCCTCGACCCGGAGTCGATCGTGCGACGCCTCGCTACCGTGCGGGGAGTGCACAACTACACGCCGCGGCACCTCGTGGACGCCGCAGACTGGGTCGCCCAGCACCACGACGCGTTCCCGTTCGCCGAACTCGTGGGGGAGCGGTTCGCGCTCGCCGAGCTGGACTCGGCGATCGCGCTGGCCGCGGCCGGCACCCACGTGCGCGTCGCCGTGTCAGCGGGTTGA
- a CDS encoding ABC transporter permease yields the protein MSRLLSARAPGLVPGAGPVPGARRYDLFGAFRRKRVGYAERVAVVLIGILTVALLAAAWIAPHSASEIVGTAFTPPSAEVPFGTDSQGRDVFSRVILGLQASWFGALGVIAFGVVFGGAIGLVAGMAGGVIDTILMRLTDAALALPGTLVALMVVAALGPSLQNTLIAVAVTWWPWYARIVRGSTRSIVHLPHVDAARLGGFSKFRLAVVHVLPGSIGPVLVAASLDVGGVLLVLASLSFIGLGSPAPAAEIGSMAADGLTYLFNAPYIALAPALALFAVAFIANYAGDALRELTE from the coding sequence ATGTCCCGTCTGCTGTCGGCCCGCGCACCGGGCCTCGTGCCCGGTGCCGGGCCGGTGCCCGGTGCCCGGCGGTACGACCTGTTCGGCGCGTTCCGGCGCAAGCGGGTCGGCTACGCCGAGCGGGTCGCGGTCGTGCTAATCGGCATCCTCACCGTCGCCCTGCTCGCGGCGGCGTGGATCGCGCCGCATTCGGCGAGCGAGATCGTCGGCACGGCGTTCACCCCGCCCTCCGCCGAGGTGCCGTTCGGTACCGACAGCCAAGGCAGGGACGTCTTCTCGCGGGTGATCCTCGGGCTGCAGGCCAGCTGGTTCGGCGCCCTCGGCGTGATCGCGTTCGGCGTCGTGTTCGGCGGCGCGATCGGCCTGGTCGCAGGCATGGCCGGCGGTGTGATCGACACGATCCTGATGAGATTGACGGATGCCGCTCTGGCACTACCCGGCACGCTCGTCGCGCTCATGGTGGTCGCCGCTCTGGGCCCGAGTCTGCAGAACACGCTCATCGCCGTCGCGGTCACCTGGTGGCCCTGGTACGCGCGCATCGTGCGCGGCTCCACGCGCAGCATCGTTCATCTGCCGCACGTCGACGCCGCCCGGCTCGGCGGTTTCTCCAAGTTCCGTCTCGCGGTCGTGCACGTGCTTCCCGGCAGTATCGGCCCGGTGCTCGTCGCCGCGTCGCTCGACGTGGGCGGCGTGCTGCTCGTGCTCGCCTCGCTGTCGTTCATCGGCCTCGGTTCCCCGGCCCCCGCCGCGGAGATCGGCAGCATGGCGGCCGACGGTCTCACCTACCTGTTCAACGCGCCGTACATCGCGCTCGCCCCCGCGCTGGCGCTGTTCGCCGTCGCCTTCATCGCGAACTACGCCGGCGACGCGCTGCGCGAGCTGACGGAGTAG
- a CDS encoding SDR family oxidoreductase: MTTTSRVALVTGGSGGIGRVTVERLVADGFAVAVHYAGNRAKADDTVAQIVAAGGEAVAVGGDVADEIAMTELFDTVEAEFGGIDVVVNTAGRMILGPVAEFDLDQFDAMMRTNVRGTFVVSQLAAKRVRAGGAIVNFSSTVVKLAMPTYAPYAATKGAVDAMTLILARELRGRDITVNVVAPGPTATPLFLDGKDDATVERLSKAAPLERLGEPADIAEAVAFLAGPARWVNGQVIYVNGGIA; encoded by the coding sequence ATGACCACCACATCCCGCGTCGCCCTCGTCACCGGTGGATCCGGAGGCATCGGTCGTGTCACCGTCGAACGCCTCGTCGCCGACGGGTTCGCCGTCGCCGTGCACTACGCCGGCAACCGCGCGAAGGCCGACGACACCGTCGCGCAGATCGTCGCCGCGGGCGGAGAGGCCGTGGCCGTCGGCGGCGACGTCGCCGACGAGATCGCGATGACCGAGCTGTTCGACACGGTCGAAGCGGAATTCGGCGGAATCGACGTCGTGGTGAACACCGCCGGACGCATGATCCTCGGGCCGGTCGCCGAGTTCGACCTCGACCAGTTCGACGCGATGATGCGCACCAACGTGCGCGGCACCTTCGTCGTCAGCCAGCTGGCGGCGAAGCGTGTGCGCGCCGGCGGCGCTATCGTCAACTTCTCCTCCACCGTGGTGAAGCTGGCGATGCCGACCTATGCGCCGTACGCGGCGACCAAGGGAGCGGTCGACGCGATGACCCTGATCCTCGCCCGCGAGCTCCGCGGGCGGGACATCACCGTCAACGTCGTCGCCCCCGGCCCGACCGCCACCCCGCTGTTCCTCGACGGCAAGGACGACGCCACCGTCGAGCGTCTCTCCAAGGCCGCGCCCCTCGAGCGACTCGGCGAGCCCGCCGACATCGCCGAGGCCGTCGCGTTCCTCGCCGGTCCCGCGCGCTGGGTCAACGGCCAGGTCATCTACGTGAACGGCGGCATCGCCTAG
- a CDS encoding MBL fold metallo-hydrolase, with the protein MSVRAWGPAEALAVTGRPLRIHPMVVGYEPIREDISIIGGDDHVFLLEPVTATAVVYADGWVLLDSGFNVDVIRDPEERRYYFNYDSYTALVPPGDPLPEQVAALGLEWSRLRGCAISHVHVDHTGGLRFVPADVPVVFQRAEYEFGATISPTMGGDYAAVPKDYLRDGLDIVLIEGDVELSPGLTAIDTAGHTPGHQSFVVELASRTVVLACDAADLRKNIVEAIPCGTQMRPEDAAAAQTAVDRLRELDERPGVEVWPGHDPEWWGWKERVVE; encoded by the coding sequence GTGAGCGTGCGTGCCTGGGGGCCCGCGGAGGCACTCGCCGTCACCGGCCGGCCGCTGCGCATCCACCCCATGGTCGTGGGCTACGAGCCGATCCGCGAGGACATCTCGATCATCGGCGGGGACGACCACGTCTTCCTGCTCGAGCCGGTGACCGCCACGGCGGTCGTCTACGCGGACGGTTGGGTACTGCTCGACTCCGGATTCAACGTCGACGTGATCCGCGATCCCGAGGAACGCCGCTACTACTTCAACTACGACAGCTACACCGCGCTCGTGCCGCCCGGCGACCCGCTGCCCGAGCAGGTCGCGGCCCTCGGCCTCGAGTGGTCGCGGCTGCGCGGCTGCGCCATCTCGCACGTGCACGTCGACCACACGGGCGGGCTGCGGTTCGTGCCCGCGGACGTGCCGGTCGTCTTCCAACGCGCCGAGTACGAGTTCGGCGCGACGATCAGCCCGACGATGGGCGGCGACTACGCGGCCGTGCCCAAGGACTACCTGCGCGACGGCCTCGACATCGTGCTGATCGAGGGCGACGTCGAACTCTCCCCCGGTCTCACTGCCATCGACACGGCCGGTCACACCCCCGGCCACCAGTCGTTCGTGGTCGAGCTCGCCTCCCGCACGGTCGTACTTGCCTGCGACGCCGCCGACCTGCGCAAGAACATCGTCGAGGCGATCCCCTGCGGCACACAGATGAGACCCGAGGATGCCGCCGCAGCACAGACCGCCGTCGACCGGCTGCGCGAGCTCGACGAGAGGCCGGGCGTCGAAGTCTGGCCCGGCCATGACCCCGAGTGGTGGGGGTGGAAGGAGCGGGTGGTGGAGTAG
- a CDS encoding urea amidolyase associated protein UAAP1, which produces MSESATNDPNGARAHARAQGGVSIETMPVFPPSAADHWPEGVEPESAVWAETVGAGNYTALAVAAGTVIELTDLEGDACAHLALFNSLQTDERLNVADTVKVQWQAYLAAGHLLLSDRGRVLATILADTSEHHDTFAGTSTRRVNEARYGSGSAHGGSPAGLELLTLAAAKFGLEPRDLPPTVTLFQGVFVEPTGALTFTGSAGAGATVRLRAELPLIVLLANVPHPLDPRPEYTSSPLRIRAWAGSPATGADSDTPEAARAYANTIAYSNLRGI; this is translated from the coding sequence ATGTCAGAGTCAGCCACTAACGACCCGAACGGCGCCCGGGCCCACGCCCGCGCGCAGGGCGGCGTCAGCATCGAGACGATGCCCGTGTTCCCGCCGTCCGCGGCAGACCACTGGCCCGAGGGCGTCGAGCCCGAGAGCGCGGTCTGGGCCGAGACGGTCGGCGCCGGCAACTACACGGCGCTCGCCGTGGCCGCGGGCACCGTGATCGAACTCACCGACCTCGAGGGCGACGCCTGCGCCCACCTCGCGCTGTTCAACTCGCTGCAGACCGACGAGCGCCTCAACGTCGCCGACACCGTCAAGGTGCAGTGGCAGGCCTACCTCGCGGCCGGGCACCTGCTGCTCTCCGACCGTGGTCGGGTGCTCGCCACGATTCTCGCCGACACCTCCGAGCACCACGACACCTTCGCCGGCACGTCGACCCGTCGCGTCAACGAGGCCCGGTACGGCAGCGGCAGCGCGCACGGCGGCAGCCCCGCCGGACTCGAGCTGCTCACGCTCGCCGCGGCGAAGTTCGGCCTCGAACCGCGCGACCTGCCGCCCACGGTGACGCTGTTCCAGGGCGTCTTCGTCGAACCGACCGGCGCGCTGACCTTCACCGGTTCCGCCGGCGCCGGCGCGACCGTGCGCCTACGCGCCGAGCTGCCGCTCATCGTGCTCCTCGCCAACGTGCCGCACCCGCTCGACCCGCGGCCCGAGTACACCTCGTCACCGCTGCGCATCCGGGCCTGGGCCGGTTCGCCCGCGACCGGAGCCGACTCGGACACCCCGGAGGCAGCCCGTGCCTACGCCAACACCATCGCCTACTCGAACCTCAGGGGAATCTGA
- a CDS encoding urea amidolyase associated protein UAAP2, with product MSLTATATVVSDDTVERRGPWSKLLTAGQSLTIVDLHGNQAVDFLVYDAHDTAIRYSAQQTMARQGNIFLTTGSTLLANTGDALMTIVEDEVGRHDTIGGACSKESNSLRYGAHTVHEHACVENFLAEGARWGLGKRDLVSNVNFYMNVPVEPDGVLGIVDGISAPGLSLTLRADRDVIVLVSNCPQINNPCNGFDPTPVRMVVTA from the coding sequence ATGAGTCTCACCGCCACAGCCACCGTCGTCAGCGACGACACCGTCGAGCGCCGCGGGCCGTGGTCGAAGCTGCTCACCGCGGGCCAGTCGCTGACCATCGTCGACCTGCACGGCAACCAGGCCGTCGACTTCCTGGTCTACGACGCGCACGACACTGCCATCCGGTACAGCGCGCAGCAGACCATGGCCCGCCAGGGCAACATCTTCCTGACCACCGGGTCGACCCTGCTCGCGAACACCGGGGACGCGCTGATGACCATCGTCGAGGACGAGGTCGGCCGGCACGACACCATCGGCGGAGCGTGCAGCAAGGAGTCGAACTCGCTGCGCTACGGCGCGCACACCGTGCACGAGCACGCCTGCGTCGAGAACTTCCTCGCCGAGGGCGCCCGCTGGGGACTCGGCAAGCGCGACCTGGTGAGCAACGTCAATTTCTACATGAACGTGCCGGTCGAACCCGACGGCGTGCTCGGCATCGTCGACGGCATCTCGGCCCCCGGCCTGTCGCTCACGCTGCGCGCGGACCGCGACGTGATCGTGCTGGTCTCCAACTGCCCGCAGATCAACAACCCCTGCAACGGCTTCGACCCGACGCCCGTGCGCATGGTCGTGACCGCGTGA
- a CDS encoding ABC transporter permease encodes MVKAIATRIGSTAAVLLVLSLAVFFIQRTLPADPVRALVGRTASPEVIAAARERLGLDQPVIVQYFQFLGGLLRGDAGTSLRTRNPVLDDIAAYLPATLELVVVAITIALVAGFVLGVVSSRGGWLSTGVTAVSVAGSSAATFLVAILAVLVFYRNLGWFPAGGQSSSGAAVGPTGFVLVDTLLSGDLGAWFDAWHHVLLPAAVLAVGPAVAIGRTFRGSLRSTLQSEFIRSAYAKGFGWHTVVLRHATRNALGPAVSMAGLQLGMLFAGSIVVEKVFSWPGVGGYLFNSIGVSDFPAIVGVVLVMGLIYVVVNFAVDMIQLAVDPRQRKVA; translated from the coding sequence ATGGTCAAAGCAATCGCCACCCGCATCGGCTCGACCGCCGCCGTGCTGCTCGTGCTCTCGCTCGCGGTCTTCTTCATCCAGCGCACGCTGCCCGCCGACCCGGTGCGCGCCCTCGTCGGACGCACCGCCAGTCCCGAGGTGATCGCCGCGGCTCGCGAACGCCTCGGCCTCGACCAGCCCGTCATCGTGCAGTACTTCCAGTTCCTCGGCGGACTGCTGCGCGGCGACGCCGGAACCTCGCTGCGCACCCGCAACCCGGTGCTCGACGACATCGCCGCGTACCTGCCGGCGACGCTGGAGCTCGTCGTGGTCGCGATCACGATCGCGCTCGTCGCCGGGTTCGTGCTCGGCGTGGTCAGCTCGCGCGGCGGCTGGCTGTCGACCGGCGTTACCGCGGTCTCGGTCGCGGGATCCTCGGCCGCCACCTTCCTCGTCGCGATCCTCGCCGTGCTCGTCTTCTACCGCAACCTCGGCTGGTTCCCGGCTGGCGGACAGAGCAGCTCGGGTGCGGCCGTCGGTCCCACGGGGTTCGTGCTCGTCGACACCCTGCTCAGCGGCGATCTCGGCGCGTGGTTCGACGCCTGGCACCACGTGCTGCTGCCCGCCGCCGTGCTCGCCGTCGGGCCCGCGGTGGCCATCGGCCGCACCTTCCGCGGCTCGCTGCGCAGCACCCTGCAGAGCGAGTTCATCCGCTCGGCCTACGCCAAGGGCTTCGGCTGGCACACGGTCGTGCTGCGGCACGCGACCCGCAACGCGCTCGGCCCCGCCGTCTCGATGGCGGGTCTGCAGCTGGGCATGCTCTTCGCCGGGTCGATCGTGGTCGAGAAGGTCTTCTCCTGGCCGGGTGTCGGCGGCTACCTGTTCAACTCCATCGGGGTGTCCGACTTCCCCGCCATCGTGGGCGTCGTGCTCGTGATGGGCCTCATCTACGTGGTGGTCAACTTCGCGGTCGACATGATCCAGCTCGCGGTCGACCCGCGTCAAAGGAAGGTCGCATGA